Genomic segment of Kogia breviceps isolate mKogBre1 chromosome 9, mKogBre1 haplotype 1, whole genome shotgun sequence:
tttgtgttttttcttttgggaattgcctatttttcttttgaaatgttagtcttttttttaaaccccttTTACTTATAAgagcttttttcccctcaaggttattaatactttttcatatataccacattattttctaaaatttttgtttcttttagctttatgattttatttataaaataaaacttttttaccCATAGATTTGTAAAAATATGTATCTGCAAACTGGAAAGTTCTTCCTGTagttgaaaatagaaaaagaaatgttaatgacTTCCATGTTTCCATtgaacaagcatttattaagtgcctactatgtgtcatgtACTTGGCCACCAGTAGAAATTGAGTGTTGAGCAAAACAGcacaatccctgccctcatggaattttCATTCTGGTGCTTTACTCCTGTCTTTTCAGCTTTCTTAAGACTCTTACTTGTTCAGAGCCTTACTTTCTAAACTACAACTCAGGGAAATTCAAAATGACTTGCAAGCCTacaaaataaagattataaaatgTATAAGTTCTCTAGTATATGTGGAGAACAttcaatcagcaaatatttattgggtatctGTATGTCAAGTACTGTTGATGGTTTTGGAGATTGAATGCCAAATCAAGTGGTCTCTGCTATCAGGGAgtacagtttattttaaattaagcaaTTCTACCCTTGAAGCCTAAgtaatccaattttttaaaatgatatattgtcTTGCTAACttaatattttttcacttatcaGTCTTTATTAAACAGTAagatcagtttcatttttttttacttgccCAAACTGAGCCATCACAGTGGGTTTCAGTTTATCTACATATATTGAAGGGAAATGGTTCCCAAAAGATAACTTGAAGGAAGTGTCATAAAATCTTTAGATCATCCTTCTGTAAAGACTGAAATACCATTTAACCTTGCCTCATaaacttatatatgtataactttatgTGTACTATATGTATAGTCAgcctcattctttttgttttctagaatgtttggtagcaaaaaaaaattaaaataaaaaatggagtataatgtataaaaattttgaatcactatgttgtatacgtGAAACTAATatatactgtaaatcaactatacctcaattttagaaaattaaaaattattaaaaacctcCAAGATTAAAATTCCCCAATgggcccttaaaaaaaaaaaaaaagaaagaaaaaatcgtTTGATCTTCAGGCTATTTTATGTGAAAAAGACACAGATTTTAAGTCAGTGGAGATGGATGCATTGTGATACTTCATCTGGCTGATACAGGGAGAGGCTGCCATCCTTACCCCAGCCCCCCTATATTTGGGAAGCTACCAAGCCACCCCCCATCCACTTCCCAGCAATTTCAGTGGGAGGAACCCCCTGCTTGACAGTCACACCTTAAGAAATTTGGAAGAAACGGAATGTAGATTCTTGCTTTGAAAAAAAGTTGAGATATATGCTATGTGCTGTGGTGCTAGCCACTAAGTGTGATATCACAGCCACCAGAATCACCAAGCCAAGGGAGGGAAGCCAAATTCTAGGAGCTGTGGAGGGtatggggaaggagaggagagcctTATGTTTGAGAAATTTTGCTAACGATAATGAGTGGTGGTGAGTGGAAGAGGAGACAATGTAGCAGGAGATGCTAGAAAGGATGGGGCAGTGAGAAGTAAACTACTTCTGTCTCTAAAGGCAAAGTCTTCCTGATACACTTCAATTAATAAAATGCCCTGGGATTGGTGTTTGTTCTTTATCTTCAGTAAATGATTCCATTTAACCCAATTGTTTTCTTCCAATTTAATTAGGAGTGGGAGGCCATACTTTGCTCTATAGAAATTTGCTTTGCCTGGCTGCAACATTGATTTGGGACAACACTGGCCACCAGGATTATTCTAGTTTGTACTCAGGGTTATTGCTTTTGTAGATGAATGGATCCAACCAGCTACACTATTGTACAAGCTGAATTCCTCACCACCGCAGGGTGCCGGGCATTTGGTTAGCAGCTGTGGCTGCTGCTTGCTCCTAAGGTATGAACAAATCACCCCACTGACGAGCTGAGCTCAGGGTGGTCTAATTAAAACAGACGCCACTTGGATACAACTTCACAGGACTTTGGAATGCAGGGGAGTTTAAGGGTCATCTAGTCCAACTACCCACACGTTTCCAGTGTGACCTGCAGGAACTAAATCACTTCTGCCATAGCTTGAAAAGGCAGACATGCCACATGCATTCCCACACATGAGCCCCATTCCGGTCCATGTACACTCAAACTTTATTTGGCTGCCTGGGTGGGgacggagaggaggaggaagacagtGCTGAAGGGCCGGGTCAGTAGGGGTGATTCAGCGTGTGCTCCATGATGGTCAGAAGCGCCAGCCATGTCTCCTGGGCCGTGGGGATGATCTGGGAGGCCGGCAGCAGGAAGCCATAGCGCCCGGTGTCCCGGAGCTCGAAGGTGAAGGAGTACTTGATGCCCTGGTTGTAGGTCCAGTCAATGGTACTTCCACTGGCTTGGTCTGGGGCAGGAGCAGACCAGCAGAACAAAGGTCACTCACTTGAAAACATTTGCATGGGCTGGGCTAATGGTCCAAAGCCCAGAGCCTCGTGCAGTGTTGACTGGAGTCAGCATCTGCTAAGTGCCTACTGTTGACCAAGCAGGCTGGCTTCCTCCCAAGAAGGTCCCCTGAAGGGTCTTAGTccaagaggcccagagaggcggGCCAGCAATGGTTCTCCTCTCGCTGGGTCATGTAAGGAAGCTCCCACGATTTTGAAAGCTGCCTCCATCTAACAGCCACTTGGGTCAAGCCCCCAAATATACCAGAGTTGCCCACTTGGGTAACCAGGACTGTCCCCCGGATGCTGGTCTGCAGGGGGAAAGTGCAAGGGTCAGAGTCAAAGCAAAAGCCCCTCGTCTGTCTTTTGTAGACAGATTTGCAGTAGGTATCAAAGCAGCTGCAGAattgggcaggggagagggaggtggctGCATATCAGAATTTAACTCCACGGTATTGAACAAAGCAAAAACCTTTTGATTCAGGGTTAAAACAGTTTCCAAAGAAGGCCTGGAGTCCAAAAGTAAGGCCAGCCTCAGGTGAGACTGTGACTCACTCACCCCCCAGAACTGGGCACTCGTGGCAGGAAGTCTGAGGTGTGTCCCTGTCCCCTGCTTCTTCAGTACTCTCACCTCTTGTCAGCCACAAGCTTGCTGTGCCTCCTCAGGGCTCAATGGGATCTGAACACCGCAACCTCAACCCCCGCTGCCATCCCCGCCACCTGTCTCTGCTGCAGCCACTGGGTCTCTGTGCTCTTCCTGCCGTTCCCACACACGCCAGGTCAGGGCACACAGGAGGACCTTTGTTCTAGAAgattcctctgcctggaaggctcttCCTCAAATAGCCTCTTAGCTCCATCGCTCCTTTCCTTCAGTACTTGCCCAAATTTCACTCTCTCAACGAGGCCTATGCTTCAGTCCACCTGCCCTGCTTCCATCCCCAGTACTCCTGAGTCCCCTCACCCTGTCCTAGTAGTTCTTTTTCTCCCAGCACTTATCACCTAACACATGGTATCATTTCCTTATTCATGTTTATTGTCATGGCTGGCTAGAATGAAGGTTTCCTggtctttgcttatttttattcccAACTGTATCCCAAGCACACAAAACAAGGCCTGGTGTAtcataggtgttcaataaacatttgttgacttAATTCCTTGTTGATGTAGCAGTCCTCCTCTGAGGGGCACTGCATGGATAAGTAAGCTGGGAAAAGATAGGATATGTTCTCTAACTGAAGGGCATTGGAGGAAGagaattttttaagttgaatttcTTAGGGATCTACAATACAAAGGCCAGCAGAACTCTCTACCCCCTCTATTCATGAAGCTGAACTTAACCCCAAGATAAGAGTTCTCAGAGGAACTGAAGGGTTTGTCTGAAGGTATCGAGGAAGGCAGAGTTCACATGAGGAAAGGGCCCCCCTACCCACCAAGCCAGCAGTAGTCAGACATGGCCAGGGCTGTTCTCCTCACCCAcgatcccaggttggggaaccCTTGGCTACCTCCTCCAGGAGGGACACTCCCTCCGGTGGGGAAAGCCAGCTGAGCTTCCTCCCAGACCACCCACAGAGACAATGCACCTACTTACAAATTGTTGTGATGATGCTGCCATACTTGAACTTGGTCCCATACAGAGAGGTCAGGGCCTCAACAGCAGACTTAGCCACCTGATCCTGGAGAAAACACCAAGCAAGACTGCTTGTCACGGCCAGCAATGCCAGACCCCCAGAACCGCAGGGCCGGGGTATCCTGGGGTCTGGCAGGATGACCCAGGAGCACATACTCTGCAGAAGCCAGCCCCCAGCAGAGAGCATGGAACCTGTTGGGCCCTGCAGGGTCAGCCCTGGGAACTCAGCAGGATGTGACCTTGTGGTATGTCTGGCTGCTACTTCACTGCCCTTTGGTCACCCTGCAGCTCCAAGTTTAAACCTGTGGTACAAGCTCAAAGTCCACCCCTACCCCTTCCTCTGTCATGTGACAGAAGTGACTcaaccactctgtgcctcagctttccAGACAGAAAGGCTAGCCTGCCCTGCTGGTCTTCTCAAGCCATCAGGGATCCATGGGAGAAAGGAGTGCTAGGCACAGTGTAGGGCCTCGTGCCTTAAGCAGGTTTGATGGATAAACCCAGGCCTTCCCAAAGCTGCCTTTGGGATAAGAGGGCAAGCAGGGATCAGCACATACCAGCTCATCCTTGTCTGCAGGTGCTTCTGTTTTGTAGCCAAAGGGATACAAGAGGAGCTGGGAGTAGCTGTGGATGGAGATGAAGGCTTTGATGTTCCTGTGGTCTTTCACAAAGTCCACGATGGACTTGACCTCCACTTCGGAATTGGCAAACTTGCCACGGTAAGTGTCCGAACAGGGGTTGCTGCTGGATCCCGCCTCTGTGGAAGGGGAGAGTTGGCCTTCTTTACACCCAAGCAGTGTGGCTTCCATGGCTTCTGGTCTTTGCATGAGTTGCGATGCAGGAGGGCTCACCCCCACCCCGGATAAGGAAAGGGCAGAAGCCTTTTATAAGCTGGgggtcctgcctccctccctagCCAAACCTGGACAAAGCTGATGGACATGCCCAGAGAGATAAGAAGGGCTACTCAAGCAACACCAGTTCCTGCAGTGAAGTGACCACAGAGGGAAGAAGCTGAAGTTACGCTAGACAACCCATAGATTGGTTTCAGACCTCAGTTCCATTGGGAAGGACTTTACAGGCAAGGAGCAAGCAGATTTCAGAGGGCCACCTTGCTCACTGTGCACGTTGGAGGAGAGACCAACATTACCCACATGCCCCCACTGCTGGGGCAGGAGAGGGTTGGGTGGTGACAGGACAAAGGACAGTAAGAAGCCATTCTGGGGTGTCCCATCCCTCCTCCCCAAACCACACTGGGCCTTACTCCCAAAGCCAGCATCCCAGTTCCTGTTGGGGTCCACCCCAATGCAGTTGGAGCCCGACGTCAGGGATCGAGTCTTGCGCCACATTCGATtctgagaaaggaaaagtaaCCAGCCACCAAACAGAGGCCACAATCAACACAGAGCCCCAATCCGGAGCCTGGGTGTGGACACGGTATGGAATCAGAAACCACTTTCAACTGGTTGTCAGGGAGGAAGGTTTGCAAAGGGGGCTCTTGGCTGAAGGAAAATAGAGGAGACAATGGATGGCATTTGGCCAGAGAGTTCTACTGGCAGAAAGAGGAAGGCATGTGGCAACACCCCCCCACCGCCACGCCAGGCCCTTACAAAATTGATTGGTAGCATGCTGTCCCATAGACATAAAATAGAACCAGGGAAGAGGGTCTGGGCAGTGTGTCTCCACTGGGGAAAATTCTGTCCCCCACAACctggacatttggcaatatctgaagATGTTTTCAGTTGTCTCATCTGGGGGCTTGAGTCGGTCAGGATGCTGCTTGCGCAGGACAGCCCCCGACACACAAAGAATTATCTGTCCCAAATGTCAAGAATGCCAAGGTCAAGAACCCCTAGTCTAGGAGGACAGGTCTATTTGTCCCTCTCTCAACTTCTGGGAGTTGAGATTAGGGGTGAGTAGCTTGTGGGGCTCAGAGGACAGAGGTCCACCCTGCTTTCCccaagaagaggagaaggccTATACCTTGCTGTGGGTGAAGGCAAAACCATCAGGGTTGGTGACGATCTCCAAGAATATGTCCATGTTGTCCAGAATGGCAGTGAAAGCTGGGTCCTGGCCATAGTCTTGTGTGATCTGGTGGAGGTTAGGAAGCAGAGGGGCAGAGCGGGCGAGGCCAGGAATCTGCCATGCTAGAGCAATGGATGCCTGCCCTCGACCTCCCTCTGTGGTCATTGCCTCTGGATGGAAGCAGAGGCCAGGGCTTCTAAGGGCCTTGGATACCAATGCCCTACCAGGCGAGAGCACCCTCACCTCCATAGGCTTACCTTCTTTGCAAACCAGACCCCACTGGCCTGGGTGACCCACTCCCGAGAATGGATGCCCGTGTCAATCCAGATGGCTGGACGGTTGTTCCCCCCAGTGCTGAACTGGATGAGAAGAGCAGGAAATAGTTCAGCTGGGGCCCTGTCTCACCTCCTAGAAGGGGAGTGCACCCCAACCCAGAGGCTGTCTGCTCTCTGGGATCTCAGGTTGAGGCTCTGTTTGTGGGACCATCACTCAGGTGGAATATGGGAGTGGGTCTGGACCGGGATCCTGCAGAGCTTTGCCTCCTGCCCTCAGCTCAAGCTTGGCGCAAATATGACTCAGCCAGTCTTTCGGGCCCCACCATGTTCCCATGCCCATACATAGTTCTCTGTCGGAGGtcacaaacaaaacattttatctgGACTACCAGACTCTGGGATACTTTCCACAATGTGACACTTGATTGGAAACACTTGCGTCACCTAAAAGTTTAAATTGTGTGTGTACTGCTATGCACACACCTATGCTACACAGGGAGTCCATATAACAGTGTGTTCTCTGTAACCCTGGGCTCACCCATGGGtgcctacacacagaggtgggtgcCCAGTCTTGCAGATGTGCTCTCATACATCCACTTGCAGGTGCCCATTACCTTCAGCACGTAGATGGGACGGCCTTCGTAGCTGCTACCGATCTGGAGCTTGCTGACAAGCTGTGGGTGCTCGGCCACCAGCATGTCCATGAAGTCATAGAtctgaggaggcagaggagggaaggCTGCCTTCATGGCTTCCGGGCACCTGGATGCCTCCCTTAGCAGCTCTGTTGGCGAGCCTGCTGTGAGCCCTGAATGCAGAGGAGCCATGACCCAGAGCCTCGAGGTCACACGGTGACAGAGCAGGTGTCACGCACACCCAGGCTGGCCCTGGCGCGTTCTACCAGTCTGACGAAGAGCTTGGTGCTTGTGGAGGGTGGCCCCCGGGgtccctcacctcctccagggtgTGGTAGGTGGCATAGTTAAAGGTGTTAGTGCTGCGGGCCCAGCTCTGGGAGGCGAACATCTGCTCCTGCTCCTCATCCAGCAGAGACTGCACGTCCTCTATCATAACTGCATATCTGATGCCACGGGTCTCCAGGAAGATTTTGACAGCCTGGATGCTGGGGAAGGGCACTCGGACGTCGATGGGGGAGCCTGGCTGGGCAGGGCCCCTCCAAAAGTCCAGCTGGGGAGGACAAGAGCCAGTGTCACAGCGGGATGGGAAAGGGCCTGTCTGGGAGGGGGTGTTGGCACCAGAACTTCCCATATAACTGGGGATGGGGCACAGCTGTTAGGGGAAGAGGATGAAGGGAATCCCTGGGTGCTGGACAAAGTCCAGTTTGGTCAGGGAAATGGCCCAGGAAGCAGAGTGGAGAGGCTTTGAGGCagcaagggagagagaagaactAGAAGTTGGGGCAGTGTGGGGGGCTCGTTTGCTCAGATGCTCAAAGGCAGCAAGATTCTGGCACTGGGAGGTTTAAGTCCCTTCCTAACAGGGATCAGTCCCATGGCTCCCTCCTGGGTGACTGGGGATAGAGAGCCCAGGCCCCATTTGGGCCCAGGTGGGCGGGGGTCTGAGGCAAGCCCACCTGCCCTGAGACGTACCCTGGGGCCTCAGGGCAGCTCCCACATCCTCTAACCTGTAGGTGCTCCAGGTCCTCCAGCTCCTTCACCATCTCTACCTGGGCTTCATCGGCCACAGAGATTCGGAGCACCTGGTGCCTGGGCAGAGCAGGAGGGGAGACTGAGGGCCTGAGCAGCTCCTACTGGCCATGCATGCTCCCCAGGTGGGAGGAGGGTGGCTGGGCCTCGGTCCTCTGGACTGAGCAGGGGAAGCACAAGGGATCCTAGCAACGGGAGGCCTGGGCTCCTCGGAACCTTCTGGACACTGCTGCTGTCCCCATCCCAGCTTAGACTCTTTCTCTCTAAAGCTAGCTAGGCCTCCTCCTGTCTCCTCTTCTGAAAAGTCCTCCTCAGAGCTCAGATGTTCTTCAGGGCTCAAGAGGCTATCCTAAGAGACCTGACCCCTTCTCAGTCCTGGTCCCCGGTCAGCCTGCCTTCCAGGATGTGCTAGTCTGCTCCTCTCTGACCATCTTCCcatgtgtctgtctgtccatctccTCCAGATGCTGGCTGGGGGTTGAGTCCTCCCTATCTCCCCTCTGAGCACCCCCTCCTCTCCATGCTCTTACCCCACAAAGTCCTCTTTACCAAGGACAGCCCCCAGCAGCACACTCAAAATCAGCAGCCCCTGCATGCTGCAGCCAGTTGGGAAGGTCAACTGAGGCGGAGAAGGTCCTGGGGCCTTTTAAACTCTCCCAGGACAGAGGTCTCCTGGCTGTGCCCAAGAGTTGTCCTTCCACTTGCACCTGGGCTCTATCCCAcggggagggagaggtgggagtTCCGAGCTCTGACACCTACCCACCCTCCCTGATAAAGTGGCAGGGAACAGGACAGCTGGAGAGATAAGCCAGGCCTCAACCCCTGGCCATGAGGGGCCATCCTGGGCCTGAGGGTCAGCTAGGGCTTGAGGCCTCCCAGCTGGAACCCTGATTGCCCAGAGCTCTGCAGCCCACAGACCCTATGGTCCTGTTTACTGACCCAGCAATGGAGGAGGAGCCAGGACTCTGGAGCGGCCACACCAGCTGCAGTCTCATGTGAGGTGTCCTCTTCTCCCACGTCCCTGAGCACCAGCTCTTTTGTTCCTATGAGA
This window contains:
- the LOC131762656 gene encoding carboxypeptidase A1 isoform X1, which codes for MNEKRDEHSEKGQEQKSWCSGTWEKRTPHMRLQLVWPLQSPGSSSIAGHQVLRISVADEAQVEMVKELEDLEHLQLDFWRGPAQPGSPIDVRVPFPSIQAVKIFLETRGIRYAVMIEDVQSLLDEEQEQMFASQSWARSTNTFNYATYHTLEEIYDFMDMLVAEHPQLVSKLQIGSSYEGRPIYVLKFSTGGNNRPAIWIDTGIHSREWVTQASGVWFAKKITQDYGQDPAFTAILDNMDIFLEIVTNPDGFAFTHSKNRMWRKTRSLTSGSNCIGVDPNRNWDAGFGKAGSSSNPCSDTYRGKFANSEVEVKSIVDFVKDHRNIKAFISIHSYSQLLLYPFGYKTEAPADKDELDQVAKSAVEALTSLYGTKFKYGSIITTIYQASGSTIDWTYNQGIKYSFTFELRDTGRYGFLLPASQIIPTAQETWLALLTIMEHTLNHPY
- the LOC131762656 gene encoding carboxypeptidase A1 isoform X2 is translated as MRLQLVWPLQSPGSSSIAGHQVLRISVADEAQVEMVKELEDLEHLQLDFWRGPAQPGSPIDVRVPFPSIQAVKIFLETRGIRYAVMIEDVQSLLDEEQEQMFASQSWARSTNTFNYATYHTLEEIYDFMDMLVAEHPQLVSKLQIGSSYEGRPIYVLKFSTGGNNRPAIWIDTGIHSREWVTQASGVWFAKKITQDYGQDPAFTAILDNMDIFLEIVTNPDGFAFTHSKNRMWRKTRSLTSGSNCIGVDPNRNWDAGFGKAGSSSNPCSDTYRGKFANSEVEVKSIVDFVKDHRNIKAFISIHSYSQLLLYPFGYKTEAPADKDELDQVAKSAVEALTSLYGTKFKYGSIITTIYQASGSTIDWTYNQGIKYSFTFELRDTGRYGFLLPASQIIPTAQETWLALLTIMEHTLNHPY
- the LOC131762656 gene encoding carboxypeptidase A1 isoform X3, with product MIEDVQSLLDEEQEQMFASQSWARSTNTFNYATYHTLEEIYDFMDMLVAEHPQLVSKLQIGSSYEGRPIYVLKFSTGGNNRPAIWIDTGIHSREWVTQASGVWFAKKITQDYGQDPAFTAILDNMDIFLEIVTNPDGFAFTHSKNRMWRKTRSLTSGSNCIGVDPNRNWDAGFGKAGSSSNPCSDTYRGKFANSEVEVKSIVDFVKDHRNIKAFISIHSYSQLLLYPFGYKTEAPADKDELDQVAKSAVEALTSLYGTKFKYGSIITTIYQASGSTIDWTYNQGIKYSFTFELRDTGRYGFLLPASQIIPTAQETWLALLTIMEHTLNHPY